From the Mahella australiensis 50-1 BON genome, the window TCTCTACCTACAAAAGCGCTGACTACTGGCCCATCAAGATGTTTTGCCGCCAAGACCATCTTTTTCATGTATTCGTGGCTTTCCTCGCGCACTTTCTTATCCGGATGCAGATGCTGTGCGCCGTATAGGAGCGATGATATGCGCACGCCGTAACGCTCCTCCAGCTCCATTACCTCTTTGACCTTGCCCTCCGCCAATTCAGCTATATTCAAATGCTTGACCTCGGGCCGAGCGCTGATCTCCAACGCTTTGAAACCATTATCGCGGGCAAACTTTATAACCGACGCTAAATCCATATCTTTTAACGAACCGCTCACAAATCCTATCTTCACGGTTTCCTACCTCCTCCTATATCGAAGCATACCAGCTTCATATCGGTCATCTCCTCGACGGCATAGCGCGGCCCCTCGCGGCCTATGCCGCTGAGTTTTACCCCGCCGTAAGGCATGGCGTCTATCCTGAACGACGGCGCCTCGTTTATCATGATGCCGCCGACGTCAATCCCTTCTATAGCCTGCCATACATCGTCCAACCTGTTGGTGAATACGCCGGCCTGCAAGCCGTAAGTCGTGCTGTTGGCCAATTCTACGGCGTGTTCCATATCCCGGCATGGCGCAACGGCTACCAGCGGCCCGAAAACCTCTTTATCCCATACTTTCATACCAGGGGTCACATCGGCCAACACTGTGGGCGACAACAACGCTCCGCTGCGTTTAACCGGCATCATGCATCGGGCACCAGCTACAACGGCCTCCTGTATCCATTGCTCCACGCGCCGCGCCTCGGTTTCGGTTATCATCGGCCCCATATCCACCGATTCATCCAGCGGATCGCCTATATTCATCGCACCTATCATGGGAACCAACTTATCTATGAATTTATCATACGCCTTCTCATGGACGATGACGCGCTGCACCGATATGCACACCTGACCGGCATTGGCATAACCGGCCACACGCACTTTGCGCGCCACGGCATCTATATCGGCGTCATCCATGGCTATAACGCACGAACTTGAGCCCAACTCCATAGTCAACTTTTTTAGCCCGGCTATGTGCATGATATGCTCTCCCACCTCGGGGCTGCCTGTAAACGTAACCATATTGACCGCCGGATGGGCCACCAGGGCATCGCCCACGGCAGAGCCGCTACCGATGATAAGGTTTATGCCCTCGGGCGGCAATCCCGCCTCCAGCAATGCCTCGACCAGCATGGTATCAGCCAACGGCGTAGCGCTGGCCGGCTTTAGTATCACCGCATTGCCCGCCGCCAGTGCCGGTGCAACTTTATGCGCAGCCAGATTAAGCGGCGCATTGAACGGCGTTATAGCCAACACTATGCCTACGGGCACGCGCATATAGTAGCCGCGCTTGTTCTCGGCGCCAGCCGTAGCGTCAAAGGGCACGGTCTGCCCGTATATGCGCTTGGCCTCCTCGGCGGCTATGGTTATTGTCTGTATGGCTCGGTCGACTTCATTTTGCGACTCGCGCAGCGGCTTGCCAACCTCTTTGGTCAGCGTCAATGCAAATTCATCGAACCTCCGCTGCATAATACGCGCAGTGTTTAGCAATATCTCCGAGCGGTGCGCAGCCGACAGACGCCTCATCTGCTCTGCACCACGTCGTGCGCTATTCGCTG encodes:
- a CDS encoding aldehyde dehydrogenase family protein, with the protein product MKKIWIEGRWTDTPEHLEVKSPYDGSLIDTVSYADVTYVERAANSARRGAEQMRRLSAAHRSEILLNTARIMQRRFDEFALTLTKEVGKPLRESQNEVDRAIQTITIAAEEAKRIYGQTVPFDATAGAENKRGYYMRVPVGIVLAITPFNAPLNLAAHKVAPALAAGNAVILKPASATPLADTMLVEALLEAGLPPEGINLIIGSGSAVGDALVAHPAVNMVTFTGSPEVGEHIMHIAGLKKLTMELGSSSCVIAMDDADIDAVARKVRVAGYANAGQVCISVQRVIVHEKAYDKFIDKLVPMIGAMNIGDPLDESVDMGPMITETEARRVEQWIQEAVVAGARCMMPVKRSGALLSPTVLADVTPGMKVWDKEVFGPLVAVAPCRDMEHAVELANSTTYGLQAGVFTNRLDDVWQAIEGIDVGGIMINEAPSFRIDAMPYGGVKLSGIGREGPRYAVEEMTDMKLVCFDIGGGRKP